Proteins from a single region of Xenopus laevis strain J_2021 chromosome 9_10S, Xenopus_laevis_v10.1, whole genome shotgun sequence:
- the hexim1.S gene encoding protein HEXIM1-like: MSEVGICKSLAGGGSFLAPKEGGGWQREEQPVADANSVSEGHHNESGYQKPGQLVKANARQEDDWKELGKKRHRRLRSKNKRQWKPYSKLTWEEKKELEERQSQRASRIRAEMIAKGQPVAPYNTTQFLMEDHDQEEPDLCPPPRKSSAALPLAIINSSYKGDSTDDDLEEEEDETGSDGMGGYDGEDFLQRDFSETYEKYHAESLQDMSKQDLIKEYLELEKCLSRMEEENNRLRLQSLSSAPAADHRDTRIQELQLELEKLKEENRLLQERKQVAADSREH, translated from the coding sequence ATGTCTGAAGTGGGAATCTGCAAAAGTTTGGCAGGTGGGGGTAGTTTTCTGGCCCCTAAGGAAGGCGGTGGGTGGCAGAGAGAGGAGCAGCCCGTGGCAGATGCCAACAGTGTGTCAGAGGGCCACCACAATGAAAGTGGCTACCAAAAGCCAGGGCAGCTAGTCAAGGCAAACGCCCGGCAAGAAGACGATTGGAAGGAGCTTGGAAAAAAGAGGCACAGGAGACTCCGATCTAAAAACAAGAGACAGTGGAAACCCTACAGTAAACTCACCTGGGAGGAGAAGAAGGAGCTTGAGGAGCGTCAATCCCAAAGGGCATCAAGGATACGAGCAGAAATGATTGCCAAGGGGCAGCCCGTGGCACCTTACAACACCACCCAGTTCCTAATGGAGGACCACGACCAGGAAGAGCCAGACCTGTGCCCCCCGCCGAGAAAGTCCTCCGCCGCTCTTCCCCTGGCCATCATAAACTCATCCTACAAAGGAGACAGCACCGACGATGACTTGGAGGAAGAGGAAGACGAAACGGGCAGCGACGGAATGGGGGGCTACGACGGGGAAGACTTTTTGCAGAGGGATTTCTCGGAGACCTATGAGAAGTACCATGCGGAGAGCCTACAGGACATGAGCAAGCAAGACTTGATTAAAGAGTACCTGGAGCTGGAGAAATGCTTGAGTCGGATGGAGGAAGAGAACAACCGCTTGAGGCTCCAGTCGTTATCCAGCGCACCCGCTGCCGACCACAGGGACACAAGGATCCAGGAACTGCAGCTTGAGCTTGAAAAGCTGAAGGAGGAGAACCGACTTCTTCAGGAGAGGAAGCAAGTGGCAGCAGACTCACGTGAACACTGA